A DNA window from Actinokineospora baliensis contains the following coding sequences:
- the pdxR gene encoding MocR-like pyridoxine biosynthesis transcription factor PdxR, with product MSSFRELLVPGMGEVGRGQRGRALEAAVRAAIRDGRLTQGARLPSTRDLAGQLGLSRGTVSAVYAQLVAEGYLRAKHGSGTTVAATPVGSESVAPPPVAVVPRWRYDLRPGVPALSAFPRSEWQAATRAGLATLTDDDLGYPDPAGLPALRTELAAYLGRVRAVEAADVVVTHGVAESQSLMAQVLRGQGHRTIAVEDPTHPGSVEALTAHGLRPVPVPVDEDGMRVDLLPRTGCRAVLVTSAHQFPLGVVLSPQRRRALVSWARERDGYVLEDDYDAEHRYDRPAVGTTQVLDRDRVVYLGSVSKVLAPAIRLGWMVVPAALRDRVVDHKRLSDLGCSPMPQAALAHLLRSGGYDRHLRRSRQLYRRRRDALLSSVASELPDWQPHGVAAGLHLVLRLPAGTDDKALQEELARRGINAPALSGYALSTSPFPGLVVGYAALSVDRLRAAVTEIASVSAL from the coding sequence ATGTCCTCCTTCCGCGAACTCCTGGTGCCCGGCATGGGCGAGGTTGGGCGTGGGCAGCGGGGGCGGGCGCTGGAGGCGGCGGTGCGGGCGGCGATTCGGGATGGCCGGTTGACGCAGGGGGCGCGGTTGCCTTCTACGCGGGATTTGGCGGGGCAGCTTGGGTTGTCGCGGGGGACGGTCAGTGCTGTGTACGCGCAGTTGGTGGCTGAGGGGTATCTCCGGGCCAAGCACGGGTCGGGGACGACGGTTGCCGCTACGCCGGTTGGGTCTGAGAGCGTGGCGCCGCCGCCGGTCGCGGTGGTGCCTCGGTGGCGGTACGACTTGCGGCCGGGGGTGCCCGCGCTGTCGGCGTTTCCCCGGTCGGAGTGGCAGGCGGCGACCAGGGCGGGGTTGGCGACGCTGACCGACGACGACCTCGGGTATCCGGATCCGGCGGGGCTGCCCGCGTTGCGCACGGAACTGGCCGCCTACCTGGGGCGGGTGCGGGCGGTCGAGGCCGCTGACGTGGTGGTCACGCATGGGGTCGCGGAGAGCCAGTCGCTCATGGCGCAGGTGCTGCGGGGTCAGGGGCACCGGACCATCGCCGTCGAGGATCCGACGCACCCGGGGTCGGTTGAGGCGCTGACCGCGCACGGGCTGCGTCCGGTGCCGGTCCCGGTCGACGAGGACGGCATGCGGGTGGACCTGTTGCCGCGCACGGGGTGTCGGGCGGTGCTGGTGACGTCGGCCCACCAGTTCCCCCTGGGGGTCGTCCTGAGCCCCCAGCGCCGCCGGGCGCTGGTGAGCTGGGCTCGCGAACGCGACGGGTACGTGCTGGAGGACGACTACGACGCCGAGCACCGGTACGACCGACCGGCCGTGGGGACGACCCAGGTGCTCGACCGCGACCGGGTCGTCTACCTCGGGAGCGTGAGCAAGGTCTTGGCCCCCGCGATCCGGCTGGGGTGGATGGTCGTGCCCGCTGCACTGCGGGACCGGGTGGTCGACCACAAACGCCTGTCCGACCTGGGCTGCTCCCCCATGCCCCAGGCCGCCCTGGCCCACCTGCTGCGCTCGGGCGGGTACGACCGGCACCTGCGCCGCAGCCGCCAGCTCTACCGGCGGCGACGGGACGCCCTGCTCTCCTCCGTGGCCAGTGAACTGCCGGACTGGCAGCCGCACGGCGTCGCCGCGGGCCTGCACCTCGTGTTGCGGCTACCGGCGGGCACCGACGACAAGGCCCTGCAGGAGGAGCTCGCCCGACGCGGCATCAACGCCCCCGCGCTGTCGGGCTACGCGCTGTCGACGAGCCCGTTCCCCGGGCTGGTGGTCGGCTACGCGGCGCTGTCGGTGGACCGGCTGCGGGCGGCCGTCACGGAGATCGCCTCGGTCAGCGCGCTCTGA
- a CDS encoding DMT family transporter — translation MPTSRYRLAIGTGLLTSAMIGGSVPLSGMLINFPLFTGQSLRYGAGALLLAAWALAKRAPIAIPKPRDFPALIAIVAVGMLGFNAVMIAAQRHAEPGLVAAVLGGSPLVLATVGPLLAKRGPAARTLLGAAVVVAGVVVLSGGGSWEGPGLLLAVLTMVCEACFTLFAVGVIGRMGGLSVSLWCHVIATVGGACLAVAFETWRTPTNREWTALSVVAVLTVVAFVIWYHTVSVLGADRAGVLIGVMPAAGLFVSVAIGSQDLTLAGLAGVAVVGLGCVIGLLSRSPWPSAGRRVLRPTAVRSASPPPRDPVP, via the coding sequence GTGCCCACTTCCCGCTACCGCCTAGCCATCGGCACCGGCCTCCTCACCTCCGCCATGATCGGCGGCTCCGTCCCCCTCTCCGGGATGCTCATCAACTTCCCCCTGTTCACCGGCCAGTCCCTGCGCTACGGCGCAGGCGCCCTCCTCCTAGCAGCCTGGGCCCTAGCCAAACGCGCCCCCATCGCCATCCCCAAGCCCAGAGACTTCCCAGCCCTGATCGCCATCGTCGCCGTAGGCATGCTCGGTTTCAACGCCGTCATGATCGCCGCCCAGCGCCACGCCGAACCCGGGCTGGTCGCCGCGGTTCTCGGCGGTAGTCCGCTCGTGCTCGCCACCGTCGGCCCGCTGCTGGCCAAACGGGGCCCCGCAGCCAGGACCCTGCTCGGTGCCGCAGTCGTCGTCGCGGGCGTGGTTGTCCTGTCCGGTGGCGGTAGCTGGGAAGGGCCAGGCCTCCTGCTGGCAGTGCTGACGATGGTGTGCGAGGCCTGCTTCACCCTCTTCGCCGTGGGCGTGATCGGCAGGATGGGCGGCCTGTCCGTCTCGCTGTGGTGTCACGTCATCGCGACGGTCGGTGGTGCGTGCCTCGCTGTGGCCTTCGAAACGTGGCGGACCCCGACCAATCGCGAGTGGACAGCGCTGTCTGTCGTCGCGGTGCTGACCGTGGTCGCTTTCGTCATCTGGTACCACACGGTGTCTGTACTGGGGGCCGACCGCGCTGGTGTGCTCATCGGGGTGATGCCCGCGGCGGGGTTGTTCGTGTCCGTCGCGATCGGCTCCCAGGATTTGACGCTCGCGGGTCTCGCGGGTGTCGCTGTGGTGGGGTTGGGGTGTGTGATCGGGCTGCTCAGCCGTTCCCCTTGGCCATCCGCAGGACGTCGAGTGCTTCGTCCAACTGCTGTTCGGTCAGCTTCCCCGCCGCCACGTGACCCCGTTCCATGA
- a CDS encoding class II fumarate hydratase, with protein MAEFRTEHDTMGEVQVPAQALWRAQTQRAVDNFPISGRGLERAQIRALGLLKAATARVNGKLGVLPAEVAEAIAAAATEVADGAHDEHFPIDVFQTGSGTSSNMNANEVIATLASRTLGRDVHPNDHVNASQSSNDTFPTTLRLAATEAVVTDVVPALEQLAGAIEDRAAQWGSVVKSGRTHLMDAVPITLGQEAGAWAAQVRYGVERLQSVLPRLGELPIGGTAVGSGLNAPPGFGAAVSAELAAATGLPVTEARDHFEAQATQDSVVEASGQLRAVAVSLFKIANDLRWLGSGPRTGLAELALPDLQPGSSIMPGKVNPVIPEATMMVVAQVIGNDAAVAFAGSQGNFQLNVMLPVIARNILESSRLLAAVARLLAEKVIAGVEPDVERLREYAESSPSIVTPLNSYLGYEEAASIAKQSLKERKTIRDVVMERGHVAAGKLTEQQLDEALDVLRMAKGNG; from the coding sequence ATGGCTGAGTTCCGCACCGAACACGACACGATGGGTGAGGTCCAGGTCCCGGCGCAGGCGCTGTGGCGGGCCCAGACGCAGCGGGCGGTGGACAACTTCCCGATCTCCGGCCGCGGCCTGGAGCGGGCCCAGATCCGCGCGCTCGGCCTGCTCAAGGCGGCCACGGCCAGGGTCAACGGGAAGCTGGGCGTGCTGCCAGCCGAGGTCGCCGAGGCGATCGCGGCCGCCGCGACCGAGGTGGCCGACGGCGCGCACGACGAGCACTTCCCGATCGACGTGTTCCAGACCGGGTCGGGCACGTCGTCGAACATGAACGCCAACGAGGTCATCGCGACCCTGGCCAGCCGGACGCTCGGCCGCGACGTACACCCCAACGACCACGTCAACGCCTCGCAGTCGTCCAACGACACCTTCCCGACCACGCTGCGGCTGGCCGCGACCGAGGCCGTGGTGACCGACGTGGTCCCGGCGCTGGAGCAGCTGGCCGGGGCCATCGAGGACCGCGCGGCGCAGTGGGGCTCGGTGGTCAAGTCCGGTCGCACGCACCTGATGGACGCGGTGCCGATCACGCTGGGCCAGGAGGCCGGGGCGTGGGCGGCGCAGGTGCGCTACGGGGTGGAGCGGCTCCAGTCGGTGCTGCCCAGGTTGGGTGAGCTGCCCATCGGGGGGACCGCGGTGGGCAGCGGGCTCAACGCGCCGCCCGGGTTCGGCGCGGCGGTGTCGGCGGAGTTGGCGGCGGCGACCGGGTTGCCGGTGACCGAGGCGCGCGACCACTTCGAGGCGCAGGCAACGCAGGACTCGGTGGTGGAGGCGTCCGGGCAGCTGCGCGCGGTGGCGGTGTCGCTGTTCAAGATCGCCAACGACCTGCGCTGGCTGGGGTCGGGGCCGCGCACCGGGCTGGCCGAGCTGGCCCTGCCGGACCTGCAGCCGGGCTCGTCGATCATGCCCGGCAAGGTGAACCCGGTGATCCCCGAGGCGACGATGATGGTGGTCGCCCAGGTCATCGGCAACGACGCGGCGGTGGCGTTCGCGGGCAGCCAGGGCAACTTCCAGCTCAACGTGATGCTGCCGGTGATCGCCCGCAACATCCTGGAGTCATCCCGGCTGCTGGCCGCGGTGGCCCGACTGCTGGCGGAGAAGGTCATCGCCGGGGTGGAGCCGGACGTGGAACGCCTGCGCGAGTACGCGGAGAGCTCGCCGTCCATCGTGACCCCGCTGAACTCTTACCTCGGCTACGAAGAAGCGGCCTCTATCGCCAAGCAGTCGCTTAAGGAGCGCAAGACGATCCGCGACGTGGTCATGGAACGGGGTCACGTGGCGGCGGGGAAGCTGACCGAACAGCAGTTGGACGAAGCACTCGACGTCCTGCGGATGGCCAAGGGGAACGGCTGA
- a CDS encoding NAD(P)/FAD-dependent oxidoreductase, with amino-acid sequence MTAPTTTEVDLLIVGAGPTGLFAAYYAGFRDLSTAVVDSLPEPGGQITAMYPEKQIFDVAGFPSVRGRDLVTALVEQADQWKPTYLLGRRALTVSEVDGRFTVELDGGAVVDAGAVLITAGIGEFTPRPLPAGSGWLGRGVVHFVPSLEVHRDQHVVIVGGGDSAFDWALALHPIATSVTLVHRRAKFRAMPATVRQVEALGVRIITDAQVTELRGDDDGLHEVELAVGGEAVVLPAQAVVAALGFTADLGPIDAWGLEIDHRSIKVDTTMRTARERIYAAGDVAAYPGKVKLIATGFGEAATAVNNIAVALNPEAHLFPGHSSNAE; translated from the coding sequence ATGACCGCTCCCACCACCACCGAGGTCGACCTCCTCATCGTCGGCGCAGGCCCCACCGGTCTGTTCGCCGCCTACTACGCCGGGTTCCGAGATCTCAGCACCGCCGTCGTCGACTCCCTGCCGGAGCCGGGCGGCCAGATCACCGCCATGTACCCGGAGAAGCAGATCTTCGACGTCGCCGGGTTCCCCTCGGTGCGCGGCCGCGACCTGGTCACCGCGCTCGTCGAGCAGGCGGACCAGTGGAAACCGACCTACCTGCTCGGCCGCCGGGCCCTCACCGTGTCCGAAGTGGACGGACGGTTCACCGTGGAGCTCGACGGCGGCGCCGTGGTCGACGCGGGCGCCGTGCTGATCACGGCCGGGATCGGCGAGTTCACCCCGCGCCCGCTGCCCGCCGGATCGGGGTGGCTCGGCCGGGGCGTGGTGCACTTCGTGCCCTCGCTGGAGGTGCACCGCGACCAGCACGTGGTCATCGTCGGCGGCGGCGACTCGGCGTTCGACTGGGCGCTGGCGCTGCACCCGATCGCCACCTCGGTGACCCTGGTGCACCGCAGGGCCAAGTTCCGCGCCATGCCCGCGACCGTCCGCCAGGTCGAGGCCCTGGGCGTCCGCATCATCACCGACGCCCAGGTCACCGAACTGCGCGGTGACGACGACGGCCTGCACGAGGTGGAATTGGCGGTCGGCGGGGAAGCGGTGGTGCTCCCGGCTCAAGCAGTGGTCGCCGCGCTCGGGTTCACCGCGGACCTGGGGCCCATCGACGCGTGGGGCCTGGAGATCGACCACCGCTCGATCAAGGTCGACACCACCATGCGCACCGCGCGGGAGAGGATCTACGCCGCCGGTGATGTCGCCGCCTACCCGGGCAAGGTGAAGCTGATCGCGACAGGCTTCGGGGAAGCGGCCACAGCGGTGAACAACATCGCTGTGGCGTTGAATCCGGAGGCCCACTTGTTCCCCGGACACTCCAGCAACGCCGAATAG
- a CDS encoding L,D-transpeptidase has translation MKVNRLIAAAGLTAAALLATACGTGDAAPAAQVQPGSVQSTTQATTTTPTTTTTTTTTVAPTTTTTTTVAPTTTTTVKKPTTTTTKPKPKPTTTKPVPPPVAGVPCAATASACIDLSANQSWLLKDGKVVLGPVPITHGRPGYRTPVGTFKVGWKDIDHKSREFDNAPMPYSVFFNGGIAFHQGSLKVQSHGCIHLSASAAKAYYNGLSVGDIVQVVA, from the coding sequence ATGAAGGTCAACCGGCTGATCGCGGCCGCGGGGCTCACCGCGGCCGCGCTGCTGGCAACGGCATGTGGCACCGGTGACGCAGCCCCGGCCGCGCAGGTCCAGCCCGGGTCGGTCCAGTCGACGACCCAGGCGACGACAACGACCCCCACGACCACCACCACAACGACGACCACCGTGGCTCCGACGACTACGACCACCACCACGGTCGCGCCGACCACGACGACCACGGTCAAGAAGCCGACCACCACGACGACGAAGCCCAAGCCCAAGCCGACGACCACCAAGCCCGTCCCGCCGCCCGTCGCGGGTGTGCCGTGCGCGGCGACGGCCTCGGCGTGCATCGACCTGTCGGCGAACCAGTCGTGGCTGCTCAAGGACGGCAAGGTCGTGCTGGGGCCGGTGCCGATCACCCACGGCAGGCCGGGCTACCGGACCCCGGTGGGCACGTTCAAGGTGGGCTGGAAGGACATCGACCACAAGAGCCGGGAGTTCGACAACGCCCCGATGCCCTACTCGGTGTTCTTCAACGGCGGCATCGCCTTCCACCAGGGCAGCCTGAAGGTCCAGAGCCACGGCTGCATCCACCTGTCGGCGTCAGCGGCGAAGGCTTACTACAACGGCCTTTCCGTCGGTGACATCGTTCAGGTCGTCGCTTAG
- the glpX gene encoding class II fructose-bisphosphatase → MSTPTTSSSPERRREAPDRNLALELVRVTEAAAMAAGRWVGRGDKNGGDQAAVDAMRKLVGTVSMRGVVVIGEGEKDEAPMLYNGEEVGNGDGPDCDVAVDPIDGTTLMSKGMPNALAVLAVAERGAMFDPSAVFYMEKLAVGPEAADVVDITAPVAENIRRVARAKSTDVSDVTVCVLDRPRHESLVKEVREAGARIHFISDGDVAGAISAARPNTGVDLLLGIGGTPEGIIAAAALKCMGGAIQGRLWPKDDAERAKAIEAGHDLDRVLLTDDLVRGDNVFFCATGVTDGDLLRGVHYRSGGCTTQSIVMRSKSGTVRMIDGFHRLTKLREYSSVDFDLAEADAIPPLP, encoded by the coding sequence ATGAGCACTCCGACCACCAGTTCGAGCCCTGAGCGCCGCCGGGAGGCACCCGACCGCAACCTCGCGCTGGAGTTGGTCCGGGTGACCGAGGCTGCGGCGATGGCGGCGGGTCGCTGGGTGGGCCGGGGCGACAAGAACGGCGGTGACCAGGCCGCGGTCGACGCGATGCGCAAGCTGGTCGGCACGGTCTCGATGCGCGGCGTGGTGGTCATCGGCGAGGGCGAGAAGGACGAGGCGCCGATGCTCTACAACGGCGAGGAGGTCGGCAACGGCGACGGCCCCGACTGCGACGTCGCGGTGGACCCGATCGACGGCACCACGCTGATGTCCAAGGGCATGCCGAACGCGCTCGCGGTGCTCGCGGTCGCCGAGCGCGGCGCGATGTTCGACCCGTCCGCGGTGTTCTACATGGAGAAGCTGGCGGTGGGCCCGGAGGCGGCCGACGTGGTGGACATCACCGCGCCGGTGGCGGAGAACATCCGCCGGGTCGCGCGCGCCAAGAGCACCGACGTCTCCGACGTGACGGTGTGCGTGCTGGACCGGCCCCGGCACGAGAGCCTGGTCAAGGAGGTCCGCGAGGCGGGCGCGCGGATCCACTTCATCTCCGACGGCGACGTGGCTGGCGCGATCTCGGCCGCGCGGCCCAACACCGGGGTCGACCTGCTGCTGGGCATCGGCGGCACCCCCGAGGGGATCATCGCCGCGGCCGCGCTCAAGTGCATGGGCGGGGCGATCCAGGGCCGGTTGTGGCCCAAGGACGACGCGGAGCGGGCCAAGGCCATCGAGGCGGGCCACGACCTGGACCGGGTGCTGCTGACCGACGACCTGGTGCGCGGCGACAACGTGTTCTTCTGCGCCACCGGGGTGACCGACGGTGACCTGCTGCGGGGGGTGCACTACCGCTCGGGTGGCTGCACCACCCAGTCGATCGTCATGCGCTCGAAGTCCGGCACGGTCCGCATGATCGACGGCTTCCACCGGCTGACCAAGCTGCGCGAGTACTCGTCGGTGGACTTCGACCTGGCCGAGGCCGACGCGATCCCGCCGCTTCCGTAA
- a CDS encoding DUF4245 domain-containing protein, producing the protein MAPGNRLTHGPRDIVLSLLALLIIIGAPLVLTRACTFSPGAPQADPASAPKVDVADSLGRAQAPFRVRVPSVPSAWQGNSVSSGRVDPSGRVVRAGWLTPDRFIQLSQSDAELTDLVAAETGTQGLATGVEDVDGTQWTVFPGRRDEQAWVADVGGVRLLITGSATAEEFRTLAAAAA; encoded by the coding sequence ATGGCACCCGGCAACCGGCTGACCCACGGTCCGCGCGACATCGTCCTGTCGCTGCTGGCCCTGCTGATCATCATCGGCGCCCCGCTGGTGCTCACCAGGGCCTGCACCTTCAGCCCCGGCGCGCCCCAGGCCGACCCGGCCTCGGCGCCCAAGGTCGACGTCGCCGACAGCCTCGGCCGCGCCCAGGCGCCGTTCCGGGTCCGGGTGCCGTCCGTGCCGTCGGCGTGGCAGGGCAACTCGGTCAGCAGCGGCCGGGTGGACCCGTCGGGCCGGGTGGTGCGGGCGGGCTGGCTGACCCCGGACCGGTTCATCCAGCTCAGCCAGTCCGACGCCGAGCTCACCGACCTCGTCGCCGCCGAGACCGGCACCCAGGGGCTGGCCACCGGCGTCGAGGACGTCGACGGGACACAGTGGACGGTCTTCCCCGGGCGCCGCGACGAGCAGGCCTGGGTCGCCGACGTGGGCGGGGTGCGGTTGCTGATCACCGGCAGCGCCACCGCCGAGGAGTTCCGCACCCTCGCGGCGGCAGCTGCCTAG
- a CDS encoding 4-hydroxy-3-methylbut-2-enyl diphosphate reductase: MSATTKRVLLAKPRGYCAGVDRAVITVEKALETYGPPVYVRKEIVHNKHVVATLRERGAIFVDEADEVPEGALVVFSAHGVSPAVHDQAAQRNLRTIDATCPLVTKVHFEAKRFAKDDYDILLIGHEGHEEVEGTAGEAPDHVQLVDTAEDVAKVEVRDPSKVIWLSQTTLSVDETMERVDQLRERFPLLQNPPSDDICYATSNRQFAVKAMAPECELVIVVGSQNSSNSKRLVEVALQAGAKASYLVDFAHEVDESWLAGVSTVGVTSGASVPDNLVMDLLAWLAERGYGEIEEITTAEEKVAFSLPAELRKGLKQAAKP, encoded by the coding sequence ATGAGCGCCACCACCAAACGCGTCCTGCTGGCCAAGCCGCGCGGCTACTGCGCCGGGGTCGACCGCGCGGTGATCACCGTGGAGAAGGCCCTGGAGACCTACGGCCCACCGGTGTACGTGCGCAAGGAGATCGTCCACAACAAGCACGTCGTGGCGACGCTGCGCGAGCGGGGCGCGATCTTCGTCGACGAGGCGGACGAGGTGCCCGAGGGCGCGCTCGTGGTGTTCTCCGCGCACGGGGTCTCCCCCGCCGTCCACGACCAGGCCGCCCAGCGCAACCTGCGGACCATCGACGCCACCTGCCCGCTGGTCACCAAGGTCCACTTCGAGGCCAAGCGGTTCGCCAAGGACGACTACGACATCCTGCTCATCGGCCACGAGGGCCACGAGGAGGTCGAGGGCACCGCCGGTGAGGCACCCGACCACGTGCAGCTGGTGGACACCGCCGAGGACGTGGCCAAGGTGGAGGTGCGCGACCCGTCCAAGGTGATCTGGCTCTCGCAGACGACGCTGTCGGTCGACGAGACGATGGAACGGGTGGACCAGCTGCGCGAGCGGTTCCCACTGCTGCAGAACCCGCCCAGCGACGACATCTGCTACGCCACGTCGAACCGCCAGTTCGCGGTGAAGGCGATGGCGCCGGAGTGCGAGCTGGTGATCGTGGTCGGCTCGCAGAACTCGTCGAACTCCAAGCGGCTGGTGGAGGTGGCGCTGCAGGCGGGCGCGAAGGCCTCGTACCTGGTGGACTTCGCCCACGAGGTCGACGAGTCGTGGTTGGCCGGGGTCAGCACGGTCGGGGTGACCAGCGGCGCGTCGGTGCCCGACAACCTGGTGATGGACCTGCTGGCCTGGCTGGCCGAGCGCGGCTACGGCGAGATCGAGGAGATCACCACCGCCGAGGAGAAGGTCGCCTTCTCCCTGCCCGCCGAGCTGCGCAAGGGCCTCAAGCAGGCCGCGAAGCCCTAG
- a CDS encoding lipid droplet-associated protein produces the protein MKSLPLPLRVAAGLAATALEHARDLPTRIAGLPVTVASQALQVSMRVQQHVTELAIKGDEAIAALRPVEDEPEWATFDEDLDDADDQPAAFDQVTEEDLTEEDPAEDAVPGPASVPNYGELSLAQLRARLRGFDVEALEELLAHERATENRPSFVGMLTRRLATVRDSAGQDPSAT, from the coding sequence ATGAAGTCTCTCCCCCTGCCGCTGCGGGTCGCGGCCGGGCTCGCCGCCACCGCGCTGGAGCACGCCCGCGACCTGCCCACCCGGATCGCCGGGCTGCCGGTCACCGTGGCCAGCCAGGCGCTGCAGGTGTCCATGCGGGTGCAGCAGCACGTCACCGAGCTCGCCATCAAGGGCGACGAGGCGATCGCCGCGCTGCGGCCGGTGGAGGACGAGCCCGAGTGGGCGACCTTCGACGAGGACCTCGACGACGCCGACGACCAGCCGGCCGCCTTCGACCAGGTGACTGAAGAGGACCTGACCGAAGAGGACCCGGCCGAGGACGCGGTGCCCGGACCCGCGTCGGTGCCCAACTACGGGGAGCTGTCGCTGGCGCAACTGCGCGCCAGGCTGCGCGGCTTCGACGTCGAAGCGCTGGAGGAGCTGCTGGCGCACGAGCGGGCCACGGAGAACCGGCCGTCGTTCGTGGGCATGCTGACCCGCCGCTTGGCCACCGTGCGGGACTCCGCCGGGCAGGACCCGTCCGCCACGTGA
- the xseA gene encoding exodeoxyribonuclease VII large subunit: protein MSAPTAEEPWPVRTVARKIADWVNRLGTVWVEGQVTQISARPGTGTAFLTLRDPAADVSMTVTCSTQMLRGQEPPLADGARVVVHAKPTFYLNRGTLSLRADEIRAVGVGELLARVERLRRLLAAEGLFDPRRKRRPPFLPAKVGLITGRASAAERDVLANATARWPAVAFRVENVAVQGALAVPQILDALRVLDRDPDVEVIVIARGGGSVEDLLPFSDEALCRAVADCRTPVLSAIGHEPDTPLLDHVADVRCSTPTDAGKRVVPDVAEESARVRQLRDRARRALHGWVDREVRLLTQLRSRPVLADPITPLARRAEQVDSLVERARRALLARVAEERAALTATKARLTTLGPAATLARGYAVVQHTDADGTPRVLRSIEDATEGTALRIRLADGALHAVATGDREGEGS from the coding sequence GTGAGCGCCCCCACCGCGGAAGAGCCGTGGCCGGTCCGCACGGTCGCCCGCAAGATCGCCGACTGGGTCAACCGGCTTGGCACCGTGTGGGTGGAGGGCCAGGTCACCCAGATCTCCGCGCGACCCGGCACCGGAACCGCGTTCCTCACGCTGCGCGACCCGGCCGCGGACGTGTCGATGACGGTCACCTGCTCGACGCAGATGCTGCGCGGGCAGGAGCCGCCGCTGGCCGACGGCGCCAGGGTCGTGGTGCACGCCAAGCCCACCTTCTACCTCAACCGCGGCACGCTGAGCCTGCGCGCCGACGAGATCCGCGCGGTCGGCGTCGGTGAACTGCTGGCCAGGGTCGAGCGCCTGCGCAGGCTGTTGGCCGCCGAGGGCCTGTTCGACCCGAGGCGCAAGCGCCGCCCACCGTTCCTGCCCGCCAAGGTCGGCCTGATCACCGGCCGCGCCTCGGCCGCCGAGCGAGACGTGCTGGCCAACGCCACCGCCCGCTGGCCCGCCGTGGCGTTCCGGGTGGAGAACGTCGCGGTGCAGGGCGCGCTGGCCGTGCCGCAGATCCTCGACGCGCTGCGCGTGCTCGACCGCGACCCCGACGTCGAGGTGATCGTCATCGCCCGCGGCGGCGGCAGCGTCGAGGACCTGCTGCCGTTCTCCGACGAGGCGCTGTGCCGCGCGGTCGCCGACTGCCGCACCCCGGTGCTCAGCGCGATCGGCCACGAACCGGACACCCCGCTGCTCGACCACGTCGCCGACGTGCGCTGCTCGACCCCGACCGACGCGGGCAAGCGGGTGGTGCCCGATGTCGCCGAGGAGTCGGCCAGGGTCCGCCAGCTGCGCGACCGGGCCCGCCGGGCGTTGCACGGATGGGTGGATCGGGAGGTCCGGTTGCTCACCCAGCTGCGCAGCCGCCCGGTGCTCGCCGACCCGATCACCCCGCTGGCGCGGCGCGCCGAGCAGGTGGATTCCCTGGTCGAACGGGCCCGCCGGGCCCTGCTCGCGCGGGTGGCCGAGGAGCGCGCGGCGCTGACCGCGACGAAAGCCCGCTTGACGACCTTGGGGCCAGCCGCCACCCTTGCGCGAGGGTACGCGGTCGTACAGCACACCGATGCCGACGGGACTCCCCGGGTTCTCCGCTCGATCGAGGACGCCACCGAGGGCACCGCCCTGCGCATCCGGCTCGCCGACGGCGCACTGCACGCGGTCGCCACCGGCGACCGGGAGGGCGAAGGGAGCTGA
- a CDS encoding sugar ABC transporter substrate-binding protein, producing MRTCREPTFLPLTLSTVVRATPGPATLAVHATARRADSAAAECWAALLAGCDSPGKHQLPQRLRELSAAATPHATESHRGKIDQARTRIEEALTDRDGEDFAEAFIGYDQAVATALARANNRQETGDRTWV from the coding sequence ATGCGGACCTGTCGCGAGCCGACGTTCCTCCCGCTCACCCTGTCCACGGTCGTCCGAGCCACCCCCGGCCCGGCCACCCTGGCCGTCCACGCCACCGCCCGCCGCGCCGACTCCGCCGCCGCCGAGTGCTGGGCCGCCCTCCTAGCAGGCTGCGACTCCCCCGGAAAGCACCAACTCCCCCAGCGCCTGCGCGAACTCTCGGCCGCCGCCACCCCCCACGCCACCGAGTCACACCGCGGCAAGATCGACCAAGCCCGCACCAGGATCGAAGAAGCCCTCACCGACCGCGACGGCGAAGACTTCGCCGAAGCCTTCATCGGCTACGACCAAGCAGTGGCGACCGCCCTGGCCCGCGCCAACAACCGACAGGAAACCGGTGACAGAACCTGGGTATGA
- a CDS encoding exodeoxyribonuclease VII small subunit — protein MTEPGYEQARDELASVVAKLEAGGLSLEDSLVLWERGESLAKICDRHLAGARERVETALAAAEAEDK, from the coding sequence GTGACAGAACCTGGGTATGAACAAGCCCGCGACGAACTGGCGTCCGTGGTCGCCAAACTGGAAGCGGGCGGTCTGTCGCTGGAGGACTCACTGGTCCTGTGGGAACGCGGAGAATCCCTCGCCAAAATCTGCGACCGCCACCTGGCAGGCGCACGGGAACGCGTAGAAACCGCCCTGGCCGCAGCCGAAGCCGAAGACAAGTAG